The Beijerinckiaceae bacterium RH AL1 genome has a segment encoding these proteins:
- a CDS encoding (Fe-S)-binding protein (ID:RHAL1_04068;~source:Prodigal:2.6) produces MLDFPTTPLQRLVRERRKGFTLEAPFYLSPEVFDADMRVIFGQHWIYVGVAPDVPEPGDVYVVEIGKDSIAIVRDDDNEIRAFHNVCRHRGARLVHDEKSTVGNLVCRYHSWTYDLTGQLLHAEHMGPGFDRGCRGLKPVHIRSLEGLLFVCLAAEPPADFDRMAATLGPYIAPHRIADCKVAYQKDIIEPGNWKLTMENNRECYHCNANHPELTVPLFAYGFGFAPEEMDEIDRANAERYGCLLKERHVEWERDGLPSREVDELDTMITAFRAERLPLDGEGESHTLDTKAACRKLLGAFDTAKQGALSVWTQPNSWHHFFADHIVTFSVLPLDAERSLLRTKWLVHKDAVEGVDYDRENLTSVWEATNDQDSELVGYCQAGVRSDAYEPGPYSPNTEMLVEKFCNWYVGRMAQYVGR; encoded by the coding sequence ATGCTCGACTTTCCGACGACGCCGCTCCAGCGCCTCGTTCGCGAGCGCCGCAAGGGCTTCACGCTCGAGGCGCCGTTCTACCTCAGCCCCGAGGTCTTCGACGCCGACATGCGCGTCATCTTCGGCCAGCACTGGATCTACGTCGGCGTCGCGCCCGACGTGCCCGAGCCCGGCGACGTCTACGTCGTCGAGATCGGCAAGGACTCGATTGCCATCGTCCGCGACGACGACAACGAGATCCGCGCCTTTCACAACGTCTGCCGTCATCGTGGTGCGCGCCTCGTGCACGACGAGAAGTCGACCGTCGGCAACCTCGTATGCCGCTATCATTCCTGGACCTACGATCTCACCGGCCAGCTCCTGCACGCCGAGCACATGGGGCCGGGGTTCGATCGCGGCTGCCGCGGGCTGAAGCCGGTGCATATCCGCTCGCTCGAAGGGCTGCTGTTCGTCTGCCTCGCCGCCGAGCCGCCGGCCGACTTCGATCGCATGGCCGCGACGCTCGGGCCGTACATCGCGCCGCATCGGATCGCGGACTGCAAGGTCGCCTATCAGAAGGACATCATCGAGCCGGGCAACTGGAAGCTCACGATGGAGAACAATCGCGAGTGCTACCATTGCAACGCGAACCATCCCGAGCTGACCGTCCCTCTCTTCGCCTACGGCTTCGGCTTCGCGCCGGAGGAGATGGACGAGATCGACCGCGCCAATGCCGAGCGCTACGGCTGCCTGCTGAAGGAACGGCACGTCGAATGGGAGCGCGACGGCCTGCCGTCGCGCGAGGTCGACGAGCTCGACACGATGATCACCGCGTTCCGCGCCGAGCGCCTGCCGCTCGACGGCGAGGGCGAGTCGCACACGCTCGACACCAAGGCGGCCTGCAGGAAGCTGCTCGGCGCTTTCGACACGGCGAAGCAGGGCGCCCTGTCGGTTTGGACACAACCCAACTCCTGGCACCATTTCTTCGCCGACCACATCGTGACCTTCTCGGTGCTGCCGCTCGACGCCGAGCGCTCGCTGCTGCGCACCAAGTGGCTCGTCCACAAGGACGCGGTCGAGGGCGTCGACTACGACCGCGAGAACCTGACCAGCGTCTGGGAGGCGACGAACGACCAGGATTCGGAGCTCGTCGGCTATTGCCAGGCGGGCGTGCGCAGCGACGCCTACGAGCCCGGCCCCTACTCGCCGAACACCGAGATGCTCGTCGAAAAATTCTGCAACTGGTACGTGGGCCGCATGGCCCAGTACGTCGGGCGGTAG
- the sdaA gene encoding L-serine deaminase I (ID:RHAL1_04069;~source:Prodigal:2.6), with protein MISAFDLFKIGIGPSSSHTVGPMVAARRYRERVLGWPRAARVSAEVFGSLAWTGRGHGTDTAIFLGLLGHEPATVDPDLVAEYVLRLRESKRIGLNAGPRFDPATDLTFNVKELLSRHTNGMRFRAYADDGAMIDESLFYSIGGGFVVEPQNEGREPQVAEPEPFETAAHLLAASKRAQRTIAEIQMANECALRPPAEIERGLDEIIATMFACIDRGLRMEGQLPGGLKVRRRAKGLYDSLSSRKTWNMRPAHEVVDWISLYALAVNEENAAGGRVVTAPTNGAAGIVPAVLRYVRDFCPEWSPETARTFLLTATAIGAIIKNRASISGAEVGCQGEVGSAAAMAAAGLAAALGGSSEQITNAAEIAMEHHLGLSCDPVGGLVQIPCIERNAVGANKAVVAASLSLHGDGTHRVSLDEVIETMRQTGADMQTKYKETSQGGLAVNVAAC; from the coding sequence ATGATCAGCGCCTTCGATCTCTTCAAGATCGGGATCGGTCCTTCGAGCTCGCACACCGTGGGCCCGATGGTGGCGGCGCGGCGCTATCGCGAACGTGTGCTCGGGTGGCCGCGCGCGGCGCGCGTCAGCGCAGAAGTGTTCGGCTCGCTCGCCTGGACCGGGCGCGGCCACGGCACAGACACGGCGATCTTCCTCGGCCTCCTCGGCCACGAGCCGGCGACTGTCGATCCGGACCTCGTGGCCGAGTATGTCCTGCGGCTGCGGGAATCGAAGCGCATCGGGCTGAACGCCGGACCGCGCTTCGATCCCGCGACCGACCTGACCTTCAATGTGAAGGAGCTGTTGTCCCGTCACACCAACGGCATGCGCTTCCGCGCCTATGCCGACGACGGCGCGATGATCGATGAATCCCTGTTCTATTCCATCGGCGGCGGCTTCGTCGTCGAGCCGCAGAACGAGGGACGCGAGCCGCAGGTCGCCGAGCCGGAGCCGTTCGAGACCGCCGCACACCTGCTCGCCGCCTCGAAGCGCGCGCAGCGCACGATCGCCGAGATTCAGATGGCGAACGAGTGCGCGCTGCGCCCGCCGGCCGAGATCGAGCGCGGGCTCGACGAGATCATCGCCACGATGTTCGCGTGCATCGACCGCGGCCTGCGCATGGAAGGGCAGCTGCCGGGCGGCCTCAAGGTGCGCCGCCGCGCCAAGGGCCTCTACGACTCGCTCTCCTCGCGCAAGACCTGGAACATGCGGCCGGCGCACGAGGTGGTCGACTGGATCAGCCTCTACGCGCTTGCCGTCAACGAGGAGAACGCGGCCGGCGGCCGCGTCGTGACGGCGCCGACCAACGGGGCCGCCGGCATCGTGCCGGCCGTGTTGCGCTACGTGCGGGACTTCTGCCCGGAATGGTCGCCGGAGACCGCGCGCACCTTCCTGCTCACCGCGACCGCGATCGGCGCGATCATCAAGAACCGCGCCTCGATCTCCGGCGCCGAGGTCGGCTGCCAGGGCGAGGTCGGCTCGGCGGCGGCAATGGCGGCGGCGGGGCTTGCGGCGGCGCTCGGCGGCTCGTCCGAGCAGATCACCAACGCCGCCGAGATCGCCATGGAGCATCATCTCGGATTGTCCTGCGATCCCGTCGGCGGTCTCGTCCAGATTCCGTGCATCGAGCGCAACGCCGTCGGCGCCAACAAGGCGGTCGTCGCGGCCTCCCTGTCGCTGCACGGCGACGGCACGCACCGCGTGTCGCTCGACGAGGTGATCGAGACGATGCGGCAGACCGGCGCCGACATGCAGACGAAATACAAGGAAACCTCGCAGGGCGGCCTCGCCGTCAACGTGGCGGCCTGCTGA
- a CDS encoding Sarcosine oxidase gamma subunit (ID:RHAL1_04070;~source:Prodigal:2.6) translates to MLEVARIARRFGPLAGKPREQVAAGGIAISVLEPMTRFSLRLRPTGDAPVGTVAGFPIDQKLNTIAVADERWSVRLGPDEWLIGAPADQLESAEVELERALGNVAHSLVDVSHRNVGLEIRGPGTAAALNAGCPLDLSDIAFPAGTATRTLLGKAEIVLIRAGAAPTYRIETWRSFATYVHGFLHEAVAGLGLATR, encoded by the coding sequence AGGTGGCGGCGGGCGGCATCGCGATCTCGGTGCTCGAGCCGATGACGCGCTTCTCGCTACGTCTGCGCCCGACCGGCGATGCGCCGGTCGGCACGGTCGCCGGCTTCCCGATCGACCAGAAGCTGAACACGATCGCCGTCGCCGACGAGCGCTGGTCGGTCCGCCTCGGCCCCGACGAGTGGCTGATCGGCGCGCCTGCCGACCAGCTCGAGAGCGCGGAGGTGGAGCTGGAGCGCGCGCTCGGCAACGTCGCGCATTCCTTGGTCGACGTCTCGCATCGCAACGTCGGCCTCGAGATCAGAGGCCCCGGCACCGCCGCCGCGCTCAACGCCGGCTGCCCGCTCGACCTCTCCGACATCGCCTTCCCGGCCGGGACCGCGACGCGCACGCTGCTCGGCAAGGCCGAGATCGTGCTGATCCGCGCCGGCGCCGCACCAACGTACCGCATCGAGACCTGGCGTTCGTTCGCCACCTACGTGCACGGCTTCCTGCACGAAGCCGTCGCCGGACTGGGGCTTGCCACGCGATGA
- a CDS encoding Ferredoxin (ID:RHAL1_04067;~source:Prodigal:2.6), whose translation MGLDTLRSDPAAALLAASATWDADEDDVLVCRAVRDETHDVRTFVFSPQTPRRFVYRPGQFMTFAFEIGGETVNRCYTLASAPTRPNAVSITVKRVADGPVSNWLHDNLKPGDAVRALGPMGEFSCFHFPASKFLFLSGGSGITPSMSMARTYFDLGQGRDIAFIHSARSPKDIIFAVELETMARQDAGFRFVAICEDGQHGRGPTGRLDIDKLRAAVPDFMERECFVCGPAPYMAAVRAMLAAAGFDMARHHEESFDFGALPQAEQAASDVLEAAPAPSVVTYRVDFAKTRRVLEVPADTTVLEAARKAGLRLPSSCTKGMCGTCKSKLVSGTVAMTPAGGIRQREIDAGMALLCCSKPTSDLVVDR comes from the coding sequence ATGGGCCTCGATACGCTGCGCAGCGATCCCGCGGCGGCGCTCCTCGCGGCCTCGGCGACGTGGGACGCCGACGAGGACGACGTGCTCGTCTGCCGCGCCGTGCGCGACGAGACGCACGACGTGCGCACCTTCGTCTTCAGCCCGCAGACGCCGCGCCGCTTCGTCTATCGGCCCGGCCAGTTCATGACCTTCGCCTTCGAGATCGGCGGCGAGACGGTGAACCGCTGCTACACGCTCGCCTCGGCGCCGACGCGGCCGAACGCGGTGTCGATCACCGTCAAGCGCGTCGCCGATGGTCCGGTCTCGAACTGGCTGCACGACAACCTGAAACCAGGTGACGCGGTCCGCGCGCTGGGCCCGATGGGCGAGTTCTCGTGCTTCCATTTTCCGGCGTCGAAGTTCCTGTTCCTGTCGGGCGGTAGCGGCATCACGCCGTCGATGTCGATGGCGCGCACCTACTTCGATCTCGGCCAAGGGCGCGACATCGCCTTCATCCATTCGGCGCGCTCGCCGAAGGACATCATCTTCGCGGTCGAGCTCGAGACGATGGCGCGGCAGGACGCAGGCTTCCGCTTCGTCGCGATCTGCGAGGATGGCCAGCACGGTCGCGGTCCGACGGGCCGCCTCGACATCGACAAGCTGCGTGCGGCCGTGCCCGACTTCATGGAGCGCGAGTGCTTCGTCTGCGGCCCGGCGCCCTACATGGCCGCCGTCCGCGCGATGCTCGCCGCCGCCGGGTTCGACATGGCGCGTCACCACGAGGAGAGCTTCGACTTCGGCGCGCTGCCGCAGGCCGAGCAGGCCGCCAGCGACGTGCTCGAGGCCGCGCCCGCACCCAGCGTGGTCACCTATCGCGTCGACTTCGCCAAGACCCGCCGCGTGCTCGAGGTGCCGGCCGATACGACGGTGCTGGAGGCCGCGCGCAAGGCCGGGCTGCGGCTGCCATCCTCCTGCACCAAGGGCATGTGCGGCACCTGCAAGTCGAAGCTCGTCTCCGGCACGGTGGCGATGACGCCGGCCGGCGGCATCCGCCAGCGCGAGATCGACGCCGGCATGGCCCTGCTCTGCTGCTCCAAGCCGACGAGCGACCTCGTCGTCGACCGCTAA